A window of the Bacillus sp. A301a_S52 genome harbors these coding sequences:
- the lpdA gene encoding dihydrolipoyl dehydrogenase, protein MVVGDFPEEVDTLVIGSGPGGYVAAIRAAQLGQKVTIVEKGNMGGVCLNVGCIPSKALIEAGHRFHNAGNSEDMGISVGDVKLDFSKVQAWKQSVVEKLTGGVEGLLKGNNVNIVKGEAYFVDNSTVKIMDEKSSQTYKFNNCIVATGSTPIELPKFKWSDKVVSSTGALSLKEVPEKLVVIGGGYIGVELGSAYANLGSEVTILEGTKQILPGFEKQMSQLVARRLKKAGVTIKTETLAQGMEETENGIKVKAEVKGKEEEFEGNVLLVTVGRRANTDELGLEQAGVELDDRGLVKIDKQCRTSSSNIYAIGDIVAGPALAHKASYEGKVAAEAISGEPAEIDYTAIPEVVFSGPELASVGLTEKEAKDQGYDVVAAKFPFQANGRALSLNESEGFLKMVTRKEDGLVLGVQIAGHNASDMISEACVAIEAGMTAEDLALTIHAHPSLGEITMETAEVALGMPIHIVK, encoded by the coding sequence ATGGTTGTAGGAGATTTTCCAGAAGAAGTAGATACGCTCGTCATTGGTTCTGGTCCTGGAGGCTATGTTGCAGCTATTCGTGCAGCTCAATTAGGACAGAAAGTCACGATTGTTGAAAAGGGAAATATGGGTGGCGTATGTTTAAACGTCGGTTGTATTCCTTCTAAAGCACTTATTGAAGCAGGACATCGTTTCCATAACGCAGGAAACTCTGAAGATATGGGGATTTCTGTTGGAGATGTGAAACTTGACTTCTCAAAAGTCCAAGCGTGGAAGCAATCTGTCGTTGAGAAATTGACAGGTGGTGTAGAAGGGCTATTAAAAGGAAATAACGTGAACATTGTTAAAGGGGAAGCTTATTTTGTAGATAATTCAACCGTTAAAATTATGGATGAAAAATCGTCTCAAACATATAAATTTAACAATTGTATTGTCGCAACAGGATCAACTCCGATTGAATTGCCTAAATTCAAATGGAGCGACAAAGTTGTTTCTTCTACAGGAGCTCTTTCTCTTAAAGAAGTTCCAGAAAAGCTTGTTGTTATCGGTGGGGGATACATCGGGGTAGAATTAGGTTCAGCGTATGCTAACTTGGGTTCAGAAGTGACGATTCTTGAAGGTACGAAGCAAATTCTTCCTGGCTTCGAAAAACAAATGAGCCAACTCGTTGCCCGTCGTTTGAAAAAAGCTGGTGTTACGATTAAAACAGAAACTTTAGCTCAAGGAATGGAAGAAACAGAAAACGGTATTAAAGTAAAAGCAGAAGTTAAAGGGAAAGAAGAAGAGTTCGAAGGTAATGTTCTTCTTGTAACTGTAGGACGACGTGCTAATACAGATGAGCTTGGGCTTGAACAAGCAGGTGTGGAACTTGACGATAGAGGTCTTGTGAAGATTGACAAACAGTGTCGCACATCTTCAAGTAACATATATGCTATTGGTGACATCGTTGCTGGTCCTGCATTAGCTCATAAAGCGTCTTATGAAGGAAAAGTAGCTGCTGAAGCTATTTCAGGCGAGCCGGCTGAAATTGATTACACTGCGATCCCAGAAGTGGTGTTCTCAGGTCCAGAGCTAGCCAGTGTTGGATTAACAGAGAAAGAAGCGAAGGATCAAGGCTATGATGTTGTAGCAGCTAAATTCCCATTCCAAGCAAACGGGCGTGCTCTTTCTTTAAATGAGTCTGAAGGCTTTTTGAAAATGGTGACTCGTAAAGAAGATGGCCTCGTGTTAGGTGTACAAATTGCAGGACATAATGCCTCAGATATGATTTCTGAAGCGTGTGTCGCGATTGAAGCAGGAATGACTGCAGAAGATCTAGCTCTTACCATCCATGCTCACCCATCTTTAGGTGAAATTACGATGGAAACGGCTGAAGTAGCGTTAGGTATGCCTATTCATATCGTAAAGTAA